The proteins below are encoded in one region of Corynebacterium sphenisci DSM 44792:
- a CDS encoding ABC transporter permease, whose product MPEPAHARAHLGRLLTGWSRDRVAIANTILNPILMLVVVRLLFGDLMRLAQGAETLDPLPLTVMMIFATQAMNSVEAAAHGVRERQRGLVARVAVTPGGAGPLIAGRWLFDWLRTTMSGTAALVVGIILGVRVHTWAAAGWLAVVIAVGGMFAATLAMLIGALAATPEATMAATPLLMAVTFLNGGMVPPERFVAAAQPIARNNPVNHLVDAALAFNGSPLADTAAATPAWTALVWLGGLTAVAAIAAIRPLRRRLV is encoded by the coding sequence ATGCCTGAGCCCGCCCACGCCCGCGCCCATCTGGGCCGCCTGCTCACCGGCTGGTCCCGGGACCGGGTGGCCATCGCGAACACCATCCTCAACCCGATCCTCATGCTGGTCGTGGTCCGGCTGCTCTTCGGCGACCTGATGCGCCTGGCCCAGGGCGCGGAGACCCTGGACCCGCTGCCGCTGACCGTGATGATGATCTTCGCCACCCAGGCGATGAACTCCGTGGAGGCCGCCGCGCACGGGGTGCGCGAACGCCAGCGCGGCCTGGTCGCCCGGGTGGCGGTGACCCCCGGCGGGGCCGGGCCGCTCATCGCCGGCCGCTGGCTCTTCGACTGGCTGCGCACCACCATGAGCGGCACCGCCGCCCTGGTGGTCGGCATCATCCTGGGCGTGCGGGTGCACACCTGGGCCGCCGCCGGCTGGCTGGCGGTCGTGATCGCGGTCGGCGGGATGTTCGCCGCCACCCTGGCGATGCTCATCGGCGCCCTGGCGGCCACCCCGGAGGCCACCATGGCCGCCACCCCGCTGCTGATGGCGGTGACCTTCCTCAACGGCGGCATGGTGCCCCCGGAGCGCTTCGTCGCCGCGGCCCAGCCGATCGCCCGGAACAACCCGGTGAACCACCTGGTGGACGCCGCCCTGGCCTTCAACGGCTCCCCGCTGGCGGACACCGCCGCGGCGACCCCGGCGTGGACCGCCCTGGTCTGGCTGGGCGGGCTCACCGCGGTGGCGGCGATCGCCGCGATCCGGCCGCTGCGCCGCCGCCTGGTCTGA
- a CDS encoding ABC transporter permease, translating into MNAVAAVWRRDVLRTLRNKAVMVSALLIPGLFLLAFHAAFSRSAADLGIDYADYLLPTAMMQAIIFTAGGSALAVARDAEEGIHSRLRTMPAPMWAVAAGRVLADLTRMAWSGGIVLALSLALGARIRGGIGGILVMLLIFALVTAIIAAGVDGLCLLSAKPVSTALLFQSLTIIILMFSTAFVPAEALPDALAPVIRHVPVSPILETIRARMAGDPAGAAGVEAAAWLVALAGAAGWGFVHALSRRSHA; encoded by the coding sequence ATGAACGCCGTCGCCGCGGTCTGGCGCCGCGATGTGCTGCGCACCCTGCGCAACAAGGCGGTGATGGTCTCCGCACTGCTCATCCCGGGACTGTTCCTGCTCGCCTTCCACGCCGCCTTCTCCCGCTCCGCGGCGGATCTGGGCATCGACTACGCCGACTACCTGCTGCCCACCGCGATGATGCAGGCGATCATCTTCACCGCCGGCGGCTCCGCCCTGGCGGTGGCCCGCGACGCCGAGGAGGGCATCCACTCCCGGCTGCGCACCATGCCCGCGCCGATGTGGGCGGTCGCCGCCGGCCGGGTGCTCGCCGATCTCACCCGGATGGCCTGGTCCGGCGGGATCGTGCTGGCGCTCTCCCTCGCCCTCGGCGCCCGGATCCGCGGCGGGATCGGCGGGATCCTCGTCATGCTGCTGATCTTCGCCCTGGTCACCGCGATCATCGCGGCCGGGGTGGACGGGCTGTGCCTGCTCAGCGCGAAACCGGTGTCCACCGCCCTGCTCTTCCAGTCCCTGACCATCATCATCCTGATGTTCTCCACCGCCTTCGTGCCCGCGGAGGCCCTGCCCGACGCCCTGGCCCCGGTGATCCGGCATGTGCCGGTCTCCCCCATCCTGGAGACCATCCGGGCCCGGATGGCCGGCGATCCGGCCGGCGCCGCCGGGGTGGAGGCCGCCGCCTGGCTGGTCGCGCTCGCCGGCGCCGCCGGCTGGGGCTTCGTGCACGCCCTGTCCAGGAGGAGCCATGCCTGA
- a CDS encoding ATP-binding cassette domain-containing protein codes for MTDRAPVLDVRGLRCELGRGEKRAEILRGVDLTIPAGGIVAVLGANGAGKTTLINVLSTLLPASGGTAVVAGHDLAADPRGVRSSIALTGQYAAVDEELTGRENLVYFGRLAGLAKAEARARATALLERFDLVAAADSLVSEYSGGMRRRLDIAASLTVPPKLLFLDEPTTGLDPASRSSVWALIRDLAAAGTSILLTTQYLEEADHLADSVAVLAGGRVLDEGTPAELKERYGTAVLEVTLADDDAAARFAARLADSGLAGRAEGPVVRAEAPRGYRSLVDALAAWDGAEGDVLDAGLTPPTLDDVFLALADSGDIARDPGDGR; via the coding sequence ATGACCGACCGGGCGCCGGTCCTCGACGTGCGGGGGCTGCGGTGCGAGCTGGGCCGGGGCGAGAAGCGGGCGGAGATCCTCCGCGGGGTGGATCTCACCATCCCCGCCGGCGGGATCGTCGCCGTGCTCGGCGCCAACGGGGCCGGCAAGACCACCCTGATCAACGTGCTGTCCACGCTGCTGCCCGCCTCCGGCGGCACCGCCGTGGTCGCCGGCCACGATCTCGCCGCCGATCCCCGCGGGGTGCGCTCCTCGATCGCGCTCACCGGCCAGTACGCCGCCGTGGACGAGGAGCTCACCGGCCGGGAGAACCTGGTCTACTTCGGCCGGCTCGCCGGTCTGGCCAAGGCCGAGGCCCGCGCCCGGGCCACCGCCCTGCTGGAGCGCTTCGACCTGGTCGCCGCCGCGGACAGCCTGGTCAGCGAGTACTCCGGGGGGATGCGCCGGCGCCTGGACATCGCCGCCTCGCTCACCGTGCCGCCGAAGCTGCTCTTCCTCGATGAGCCGACCACCGGCCTGGACCCGGCCTCGCGGTCCTCGGTGTGGGCGCTGATCCGGGATCTCGCGGCGGCCGGCACCTCCATCCTGCTCACCACCCAGTACCTGGAGGAGGCGGATCACCTCGCCGACTCGGTGGCGGTGCTCGCCGGCGGCCGGGTGCTCGACGAGGGCACCCCCGCGGAGCTGAAGGAGCGCTACGGCACCGCGGTGCTGGAGGTCACCCTCGCCGACGACGACGCCGCCGCCCGCTTCGCCGCCCGGCTGGCCGACTCCGGCCTGGCCGGCCGCGCCGAGGGCCCGGTGGTGCGCGCCGAGGCCCCGCGCGGCTACCGCAGCCTGGTGGACGCCCTGGCCGCCTGGGACGGCGCCGAGGGCGACGTCCTCGACGCGGGCCTGACCCCGCCCACCCTCGACGACGTCTTCCTGGCGCTCGCCGACTCCGGGGACATCGCCCGGGATCCGGGGGACGGCCGATGA
- a CDS encoding hypothetical protein (3'-5' exonuclease of DNA polymerase III), which yields MAGDPDGGFVAAVARTTGIHPRSARLVALGLLEVAADGSPGRTWHAVLRIDADPGPEHLHWLDAAELARGRRFGKVLDEVSDILDGRTLVVHDAPLTWGFIVEEARRARQGANRANRSRNRRGGRPRPRARVGRTPAPARIVDTLATARRTGARLADPRLLGVARAHGVPAPSPVASVDNIGLAERDRTLAELEALRRLHLAQVAADPATVMSWTPGELRADPAGLQRSRVRVDAMEAPRPTPNPGRYAHGGALAPGMEFTVADEVELPADEIIAAGVAAGLAYSEKITRACSVLVFNQPADLPPAEFTGKAMHAHRKGVPLVADAAFLRLAADLAARS from the coding sequence GTGGCCGGGGATCCGGACGGCGGTTTCGTCGCGGCGGTCGCCCGCACCACCGGCATCCACCCGCGCTCGGCGCGGCTGGTCGCGCTGGGGCTGCTGGAGGTCGCCGCGGACGGCTCCCCCGGGCGCACCTGGCATGCGGTGCTGCGCATCGACGCCGATCCCGGCCCGGAGCACCTGCACTGGCTCGACGCCGCGGAGCTGGCCCGGGGCCGCCGCTTCGGCAAAGTGCTCGACGAGGTGTCGGACATCCTCGACGGCCGCACCCTGGTGGTCCATGACGCCCCGCTGACCTGGGGCTTCATCGTGGAGGAGGCCCGGCGGGCCCGGCAGGGGGCGAACCGGGCGAACCGCTCGCGCAACCGCCGCGGCGGCCGCCCCCGGCCCCGGGCGAGGGTGGGCCGCACCCCCGCCCCGGCCCGGATCGTGGACACCCTGGCCACCGCCCGCCGCACCGGGGCCCGCCTGGCCGATCCCCGGCTGCTCGGGGTGGCCCGGGCGCATGGGGTGCCGGCGCCCTCGCCGGTGGCCAGCGTGGACAATATCGGCCTCGCCGAACGCGACCGCACCCTCGCCGAACTGGAGGCGCTGCGCCGGCTGCACCTGGCCCAGGTCGCCGCGGACCCGGCGACGGTGATGTCCTGGACCCCGGGCGAGCTGCGCGCCGACCCGGCGGGGCTGCAGCGCTCCCGGGTGCGGGTGGACGCGATGGAGGCGCCCCGGCCCACGCCCAACCCGGGCCGCTACGCCCATGGCGGGGCGCTGGCGCCCGGCATGGAGTTCACCGTCGCCGACGAGGTGGAGCTGCCCGCGGACGAGATCATCGCCGCCGGGGTCGCCGCGGGCCTGGCCTACTCGGAGAAGATCACCCGGGCCTGCTCGGTGCTGGTGTTCAACCAGCCCGCGGATCTGCCGCCGGCGGAGTTCACCGGCAAGGCGATGCACGCGCACCGCAAGGGCGTGCCGCTGGTCGCCGACGCCGCCTTCCTGCGCCTGGCCGCCGATCTCGCGGCGCGTTCCTGA
- the leuA gene encoding 2-isopropylmalate synthase, producing the protein MSPTDAFISAPSRITTPDGPIPEGQPAWNTQRNSSMPVHRYEPYDVEVQDFQLPDRTWPDKRITRAPQWCAVDLRDGNQALIDPMSPERKRRMFDLLVQMGYKEIEVGFPSASQTDFDFVREIIEQDLIPDDVTIQVLVQAREHLIRRTFEACEGAKNVIVHFYNSTSILQREVVFRKDKEAIKKIAVDAAELVKEIAADYPGTNWRWEYSPESFTGTEVEYAKEVCDAVIAVMDPTPEHPIIINLPSTVEMITPNVYADSIEWMSRNIDRRDSVILSLHPHNDRGTGVATAELGYLAGADRIEGCLFGNGERTGNVCLVTLGLNMLVQGVDPQIDFSDIDQVRRTVEYCNQLRVPERHPYGGDLVFTAFSGSHQDAVNKGLDAMAEKVRPGAAVKELTDEELRKVVWEVPYLPIDPKDVGRTYEAVIRVNSQSGKGGVAYIMKTDHGLNLPRAMQVEFSSVVQSVTDAEGGEVNPKAMWDIFAGEYLDREAPLETISVTVDAPQNEAEDTHVKARVVHNGAEQVISGVGNGPLAALAAALETLGIDLEVQEYVQHARTAGDDAEAAAYVLADVGGRKVWGCGIAGSITYASLKAVISAANRALAGA; encoded by the coding sequence ATGTCCCCCACCGACGCCTTCATCTCCGCGCCCTCCCGGATCACTACCCCGGACGGGCCCATCCCGGAGGGCCAGCCCGCCTGGAACACCCAGCGCAACTCCTCGATGCCCGTGCACCGCTACGAGCCCTACGACGTGGAGGTGCAGGACTTCCAGCTGCCGGACCGCACCTGGCCGGACAAGCGGATCACCCGCGCCCCGCAGTGGTGCGCCGTGGATCTGCGCGACGGCAACCAGGCCCTGATCGACCCGATGAGCCCCGAACGCAAGCGGCGCATGTTCGACCTGCTGGTGCAGATGGGCTACAAGGAGATCGAGGTGGGCTTCCCCTCGGCCTCGCAGACCGACTTCGACTTCGTCCGCGAGATCATCGAGCAGGACCTGATCCCCGATGACGTGACCATCCAGGTGCTGGTGCAGGCCCGGGAGCACCTGATCCGGCGCACCTTCGAGGCCTGCGAGGGCGCGAAGAACGTGATCGTGCACTTCTACAACTCCACCTCCATCCTGCAGCGCGAGGTGGTGTTCCGGAAGGACAAGGAGGCGATCAAGAAGATCGCCGTGGACGCCGCGGAGCTGGTCAAGGAGATCGCCGCGGACTACCCGGGCACCAACTGGCGCTGGGAGTACTCCCCGGAGTCCTTCACCGGCACCGAGGTGGAGTACGCCAAGGAGGTCTGCGATGCGGTGATCGCGGTGATGGACCCCACCCCGGAGCACCCGATCATCATCAACCTGCCCTCCACGGTGGAGATGATCACCCCGAACGTCTACGCCGACTCCATCGAGTGGATGAGCCGCAACATCGACCGCCGCGACTCGGTGATCCTCTCCCTGCACCCGCACAACGACCGGGGCACCGGGGTGGCCACCGCGGAGCTGGGCTACCTGGCCGGCGCGGACCGGATCGAGGGCTGCCTCTTCGGCAACGGGGAGCGCACCGGCAACGTCTGCCTGGTCACCCTGGGCCTGAACATGCTGGTGCAGGGCGTGGACCCGCAGATCGACTTCTCCGACATCGACCAGGTGCGCCGCACCGTGGAGTACTGCAACCAGCTGCGGGTGCCGGAGCGGCACCCCTACGGCGGGGATCTGGTGTTCACCGCCTTCTCCGGCTCCCACCAGGACGCGGTGAACAAGGGCCTGGACGCGATGGCGGAGAAGGTCCGCCCCGGCGCGGCGGTGAAGGAGCTCACCGACGAGGAGCTGCGCAAGGTGGTCTGGGAGGTGCCCTACCTGCCCATCGACCCGAAGGACGTGGGCCGCACCTACGAGGCCGTGATCCGGGTGAACTCCCAGTCCGGCAAGGGCGGGGTCGCCTACATCATGAAGACCGACCACGGCCTGAACCTGCCGCGGGCGATGCAGGTGGAGTTCTCCTCCGTGGTGCAGTCGGTGACCGACGCCGAGGGCGGCGAGGTCAACCCGAAGGCGATGTGGGACATCTTCGCCGGGGAGTACCTGGACCGGGAGGCCCCGCTGGAGACCATCTCGGTGACCGTGGACGCCCCGCAGAACGAGGCGGAGGACACCCACGTCAAGGCCCGGGTGGTGCACAACGGCGCCGAGCAGGTCATCTCCGGGGTCGGCAACGGCCCGCTGGCCGCGCTGGCCGCCGCCCTGGAGACCCTGGGCATCGACCTGGAGGTGCAGGAGTACGTGCAGCATGCGCGCACCGCCGGCGATGACGCCGAGGCCGCCGCGTACGTGCTCGCCGACGTCGGCGGGCGCAAGGTGTGGGGCTGCGGCATCGCCGGGTCCATCACCTACGCCTCCCTGAAGGCGGTCATCTCCGCGGCGAACCGCGCGCTGGCGGGGGCGTAG
- a CDS encoding DMT family transporter, translated as MHSPPLAIALGLASALSIAWGTVIRHQLSGVLPDGTGTLRGVLGVVARPLWWAGLGLAMLGYGLQIGALAFGSLLLVQPLLVMKLMFTLPLSARVNGRRISRTETAWATVLSIAVAVLIILGRPLPGAARPPLAIWLPALAVGAVVFLLMYRGADRLRRGPKAVLLGLATGLLYGYVAVLSKAVVDVGVREGALALAASWELWLLIALALVGTGVQQASFNAGALRHSLPAMTCGEPIIAFALGYVVLGERFQVSGWNWAALAVALAAMVVATVQLSRRGV; from the coding sequence GTGCACTCACCGCCGCTCGCCATCGCCCTGGGCCTCGCCTCGGCGCTGTCCATCGCCTGGGGCACCGTCATCCGGCATCAGCTCTCCGGGGTGCTGCCCGACGGCACCGGCACCCTGCGCGGGGTGCTCGGCGTGGTCGCCCGCCCGCTGTGGTGGGCCGGCCTGGGCCTGGCCATGCTCGGCTACGGGCTGCAGATCGGCGCCCTCGCCTTCGGCTCCCTGCTGCTGGTGCAGCCGCTGCTGGTGATGAAGCTGATGTTCACCCTGCCGCTGTCCGCCCGGGTCAACGGCCGCCGGATCTCCCGCACCGAGACCGCCTGGGCGACGGTGCTGTCCATCGCGGTGGCGGTGCTCATCATCCTCGGCCGGCCGCTGCCCGGCGCGGCCCGGCCCCCGCTGGCGATCTGGCTGCCCGCGCTCGCCGTGGGCGCGGTGGTGTTCCTGCTCATGTACCGGGGCGCGGACCGGCTGCGCCGCGGGCCGAAGGCGGTGCTGCTCGGCCTGGCCACCGGGCTGCTCTACGGCTACGTCGCGGTGCTCAGCAAGGCCGTCGTCGACGTCGGGGTGCGCGAGGGCGCCCTGGCGCTGGCCGCCTCCTGGGAGCTGTGGTTGCTCATCGCCCTGGCGCTGGTGGGCACCGGGGTGCAGCAGGCCTCCTTCAACGCCGGGGCGCTGCGGCACTCCCTGCCCGCGATGACCTGCGGGGAGCCGATCATCGCCTTCGCCCTGGGCTACGTGGTGCTCGGCGAGCGCTTCCAGGTCTCCGGCTGGAACTGGGCGGCGCTGGCGGTGGCCCTGGCCGCCATGGTGGTGGCCACCGTGCAGCTCTCCCGCCGGGGGGTGTGA